One part of the Tunicatimonas pelagia genome encodes these proteins:
- a CDS encoding ABC transporter ATP-binding protein, with amino-acid sequence MSSVSSIISLNQVSLGYGKGQSEQRLVHNLNLAVTNRQLIALVGSNGAGKSTLLRTIAGLQKPHSGTIELLNKSINTLNAKAFARYISIVLTGQAEISYVKAAELIAMGRLPHTGWLGNFSTIDQQKVNAAVEQAKVIHLLDKPIYQLSDGERQKVMIARALAQDTPIMILDEPTTHLDITNQVNIIQLLRTLVRNQQKCIIFSTHNIELALQVADRLWLMHQQTVIDKVPEDLVLSGTLPEAMSTDQAPFNPESGTFQVQHEENHPIALTGSGIRARWTQRALERAGYYLQPRSAVSVEIIANNHWNICNNNKLVSTVQSIESLLLRLSQLYSP; translated from the coding sequence GTGAGTTCAGTTTCCTCAATTATATCGCTTAATCAGGTATCACTGGGCTACGGAAAAGGCCAATCGGAGCAACGATTAGTTCACAATCTTAATTTAGCCGTCACCAATCGGCAATTGATTGCATTGGTGGGTTCCAACGGGGCAGGTAAATCCACCCTATTACGAACGATTGCCGGATTACAAAAACCCCACTCAGGTACTATTGAGCTACTCAATAAATCCATCAATACGCTTAATGCCAAAGCCTTCGCTCGTTATATAAGTATTGTTTTAACCGGGCAAGCCGAAATAAGCTACGTGAAAGCGGCGGAACTCATTGCGATGGGACGATTACCGCATACCGGCTGGTTAGGTAATTTCTCTACCATCGATCAGCAAAAAGTTAACGCGGCGGTTGAGCAAGCAAAGGTCATCCATCTGCTCGACAAACCAATTTATCAGCTTAGCGATGGCGAACGGCAAAAAGTGATGATTGCCCGAGCCTTAGCTCAGGATACACCAATTATGATCTTGGATGAGCCTACCACTCATCTGGATATTACTAATCAGGTGAATATCATTCAGTTGTTACGAACTTTGGTAAGAAACCAGCAGAAATGCATTATCTTCTCTACCCACAATATTGAATTAGCCCTTCAGGTTGCCGATCGGCTCTGGCTGATGCACCAGCAAACAGTAATCGATAAAGTGCCAGAAGACCTAGTGCTTAGCGGAACCCTCCCCGAGGCTATGAGCACCGATCAGGCTCCGTTTAACCCTGAAAGCGGAACATTTCAGGTGCAACACGAAGAGAATCATCCAATTGCGCTAACCGGCTCAGGAATACGTGCCCGGTGGACCCAACGAGCGTTAGAGCGGGCAGGGTACTACCTACAGCCCCGCTCAGCGGTATCTGTGGAAATAATCGCCAATAACCACTGGAACATTTGTAATAACAATAAACTCGTTAGTACTGTGCAGTCTATTGAAAGTCTGCTTCTTCGGTTGTCTCAGCTATATTCCCCTTGA
- a CDS encoding response regulator gives MKTKTQSHKELEQLANRVAGLEQQLAEQNSVFQQLAEEVGSGYWQWTISTDTLELSPKLCQFLNHTPRANQKQSWQWEDILSPSGYAELKQRIGKLTPSKNKRFEFHAETASQPSDPLICQGSVIEWNQQGKPEAILGFFKLASREQAERDEFAERKNWFQWMADHIPGVTIVVFDQNYRYFTYEKFKEVENTVIEGVIGKTLYEIATPEEVAFLEPIYKQVLAGKCLEHEVAYKDRIYYSQFIPLFSEGKVNQGLVFSLDISQTKGFEQQLASFIKQAPVAIAVFDTKMHYIAASQHWADSMLDDEHVIGESFYENFPEITQEWKDIHQDCLRGNTHRNDADRLIREDGSEQWLQWEVKPWRLSTNEIGGVIMVVKDITERKKSGLAFEHYQQGLKILTQISANHQLSLEEQLQELLISVANYFDLPMGIISRVDEDDFTVEYAICLEDDDQKIGVDSQFSLRETYCDIAYTTNDTFAVSSMGASEYRDHYCYQQFQLETYIGSPLWVGGQKYGTISFFSDEERLSPFTENEVDFMRLLARWVGTTLERFYHERELVAAREQAEEATQAKTDFLSTMSHEIRTPMNAVIGMTHLLLEENPRDDQLKSLQTLKFSADLLLSLINDILDFSKIESGKIVLESVDFNLKDMLQGVKAAQGTKSQEKQVKLKLRWDDDVPIMVTGDVTRLGQIMNNLVSNAVKFTQEGQVSIEVELIEEIEDKVTLGFKVRDTGIGISEKQIEAIFDEFSQASTSTTRKFGGTGLGLAITKKLLELQGSQIEVSSEVGVGSVFSFVLDLQKSKKVSQEAKSAKSDDDLGQSLEGLRILLVEDNPVNQYVATRFIKKWEASLDTANQGQEAVDKVKQQPYDVVLMDLQMPVMDGYEATKLIRAWEKQKKKNPVPIIALTASATATTRDKVKELGMNDFVTKPFDPKELFARLLMHWQKEEAKIDYLKNDLTVNLEVFEYLTKGNQDKQRNLCVKIENIVTNLLQEVNEAKEKADLEKFSHDLQQVKSAIATFKIEPLGSMVQEMLENPEMINADMYTALVNYCQQVLAKIQEYKSGIEE, from the coding sequence GTGAAAACCAAAACCCAAAGCCATAAAGAGTTAGAGCAGTTAGCTAACCGCGTAGCTGGTTTAGAGCAGCAACTTGCTGAACAAAATTCTGTCTTTCAACAACTGGCCGAAGAGGTAGGCAGCGGCTACTGGCAGTGGACAATCTCTACCGATACTCTTGAACTAAGCCCTAAGTTATGCCAATTTTTGAATCATACGCCTCGTGCTAATCAGAAGCAGTCATGGCAATGGGAGGATATTTTATCTCCCAGTGGCTATGCTGAGCTAAAGCAGCGAATAGGTAAACTAACCCCTAGTAAGAATAAACGGTTCGAGTTTCACGCTGAAACTGCCTCACAACCTTCTGACCCGCTCATCTGTCAAGGCAGTGTGATTGAGTGGAATCAGCAGGGCAAGCCAGAGGCAATTCTGGGTTTTTTTAAATTGGCGTCACGTGAGCAGGCAGAGCGAGATGAGTTTGCCGAGCGAAAAAACTGGTTCCAGTGGATGGCCGATCATATTCCAGGAGTGACGATTGTAGTTTTTGACCAGAACTACCGCTACTTTACGTACGAAAAGTTTAAAGAAGTAGAAAATACGGTTATAGAAGGAGTGATAGGCAAAACCTTGTACGAAATAGCCACTCCCGAAGAAGTAGCTTTTCTGGAGCCTATCTATAAGCAGGTGCTAGCGGGTAAGTGCCTGGAACACGAAGTAGCCTATAAAGACAGGATTTACTACTCTCAGTTTATTCCCCTATTTAGCGAAGGAAAAGTAAACCAAGGTTTAGTATTTTCTTTAGACATTAGCCAAACAAAAGGATTTGAGCAGCAGTTGGCCTCGTTTATAAAACAGGCGCCCGTCGCTATTGCTGTTTTCGATACCAAGATGCATTACATTGCGGCTAGCCAGCATTGGGCAGACTCTATGCTAGATGATGAGCATGTGATCGGAGAATCGTTCTACGAAAATTTTCCTGAGATTACGCAAGAATGGAAAGATATTCACCAAGATTGCTTGCGAGGAAATACGCATCGGAATGATGCAGACCGGCTTATTCGGGAAGATGGCTCAGAGCAGTGGTTACAGTGGGAGGTGAAACCCTGGCGCTTATCCACCAACGAAATTGGGGGAGTAATTATGGTGGTTAAAGATATTACCGAGCGTAAAAAATCGGGACTCGCTTTTGAGCATTACCAGCAAGGGTTAAAGATACTTACCCAGATTAGTGCCAACCACCAGCTTAGTTTAGAAGAGCAACTACAGGAGCTACTTATTTCGGTTGCCAATTACTTTGACCTTCCCATGGGAATCATAAGTAGAGTAGATGAAGATGATTTTACAGTAGAGTATGCCATCTGTTTAGAAGATGACGACCAAAAAATTGGGGTTGATAGCCAATTCTCTTTACGGGAGACATACTGTGATATTGCATATACTACGAACGATACGTTTGCCGTCTCCAGCATGGGGGCTTCGGAGTATCGCGATCATTATTGTTACCAACAGTTTCAGTTGGAAACGTATATCGGCTCACCGCTGTGGGTGGGGGGGCAAAAGTACGGAACAATTAGCTTTTTCTCAGATGAAGAGCGACTCTCGCCCTTTACCGAGAATGAAGTAGACTTTATGCGACTGTTGGCACGTTGGGTAGGCACTACACTAGAACGCTTTTACCACGAGCGTGAGCTGGTGGCTGCTCGGGAGCAGGCGGAAGAAGCTACGCAAGCCAAAACTGATTTTTTGTCCACCATGTCGCATGAGATTCGCACTCCTATGAATGCGGTAATCGGTATGACTCATTTACTGCTGGAAGAAAACCCTCGGGACGATCAGTTAAAGTCACTACAAACGCTAAAATTTTCGGCTGACCTTCTTCTTTCTTTGATTAATGACATTCTAGATTTTAGTAAAATAGAGTCGGGAAAAATAGTGCTAGAGTCGGTAGACTTTAATCTGAAAGACATGCTTCAGGGAGTAAAGGCTGCCCAGGGAACCAAATCTCAAGAGAAGCAAGTGAAGCTAAAACTGCGCTGGGATGATGATGTGCCGATAATGGTAACTGGTGACGTCACCCGACTAGGGCAAATCATGAATAACTTGGTGAGTAACGCTGTAAAATTTACGCAAGAGGGTCAAGTTTCTATTGAAGTAGAGCTGATAGAGGAGATAGAAGACAAGGTTACGTTAGGTTTTAAAGTACGAGACACTGGAATTGGTATTTCCGAAAAGCAAATAGAAGCTATTTTTGATGAGTTTAGCCAGGCCAGTACCAGCACTACCCGTAAGTTTGGTGGAACCGGATTAGGGTTGGCGATTACCAAAAAACTATTAGAACTTCAGGGGAGTCAGATTGAGGTATCTAGTGAAGTTGGAGTAGGATCGGTGTTTTCCTTTGTACTTGATTTGCAAAAAAGTAAGAAGGTATCTCAAGAGGCGAAATCTGCTAAATCTGACGATGACTTGGGTCAAAGTCTAGAGGGGTTGCGAATACTATTAGTAGAAGATAATCCGGTGAATCAGTACGTTGCAACTCGTTTTATTAAAAAGTGGGAAGCATCATTAGATACGGCTAACCAAGGCCAGGAGGCAGTTGATAAAGTGAAACAGCAACCCTATGATGTGGTGCTAATGGATTTGCAAATGCCAGTTATGGACGGATACGAAGCTACTAAGCTCATTCGGGCTTGGGAAAAGCAGAAAAAAAAGAATCCGGTTCCAATTATTGCCCTAACAGCTTCGGCAACTGCAACTACCAGAGATAAGGTAAAGGAGCTAGGCATGAATGACTTTGTAACTAAACCATTTGATCCTAAGGAGCTCTTTGCTCGTCTGCTTATGCACTGGCAAAAGGAGGAGGCTAAGATTGATTATCTGAAAAATGACTTAACGGTTAATCTGGAAGTATTTGAATACCTTACTAAAGGTAATCAGGATAAACAACGGAATCTGTGCGTAAAAATAGAGAATATAGTCACCAATTTACTACAAGAAGTGAATGAGGCGAAAGAAAAAGCAGACTTGGAAAAATTCTCTCATGATCTTCAGCAGGTAAAATCTGCCATCGCTACCTTTAAGATTGAACCATTAGGAAGTATGGTGCAAGAAATGTTAGAAAACCCGGAAATGATTAATGCGGATATGTATACCGCTTTGGTCAATTATTGTCAGCAAGTATTAGCCAAAATTCAGGAGTACAAATCAGGTATCGAGGAATAA
- a CDS encoding YncE family protein, with translation MYRNLRHIATFFVFTLFTSTVFTSCNNDDDSPAPPPPGQDGYFIVNEGAFGGANTTLSYYDRQKDSVLNNVFSSTNNRPLGDQTQSMAVFDDRGFIVVQNSAKIEVIDRETFESLATIGADEGIVSPRYFLGISPTKGYVTDWGADGVSGTIKVLDLTSYQVTATVPIGSGPNELVLVDNQVYVANGGGFGTDSTVVVLDPQTDTVVDTIVVGENPSSLVADTNGSIWVASNQFGSLPGYLARLENNEVASRIEASEMGGDPISVRINPAGQQLYFRYRGGVYTMSIESTELPDSPFIDQDVYGLGVDPISGDILTGQVPNFSSDGTFFRYSTTGNLIQSYGVGIAPNGFAF, from the coding sequence ATGTATCGTAACCTTCGGCACATTGCCACTTTTTTTGTGTTTACCCTGTTTACCAGCACTGTTTTTACATCTTGTAACAATGATGACGATAGTCCTGCTCCGCCTCCGCCCGGGCAAGACGGCTATTTTATTGTGAATGAGGGTGCGTTTGGTGGTGCCAATACTACTCTTTCTTACTACGACCGACAAAAAGACTCAGTACTCAATAACGTCTTTAGTAGCACAAACAATCGCCCGCTGGGTGACCAAACCCAATCGATGGCAGTATTTGACGACCGAGGTTTTATAGTGGTACAAAACTCTGCTAAGATAGAGGTTATCGACCGGGAAACTTTTGAGTCCTTAGCTACTATTGGTGCGGATGAAGGTATAGTCTCACCCCGCTATTTCCTCGGAATTAGTCCAACTAAAGGTTACGTGACCGATTGGGGAGCCGATGGAGTAAGCGGAACAATAAAAGTACTGGATTTAACTAGCTATCAAGTAACCGCCACGGTTCCGATAGGTTCTGGACCGAATGAACTCGTTTTGGTCGATAATCAAGTTTACGTAGCGAACGGAGGTGGTTTCGGAACTGACAGCACGGTAGTGGTACTTGACCCCCAAACTGATACCGTAGTCGATACGATCGTGGTTGGTGAAAACCCCAGCAGCCTGGTCGCGGATACCAACGGTAGTATCTGGGTCGCTAGCAATCAATTCGGTAGTTTGCCCGGATATTTAGCTCGATTGGAAAATAACGAAGTTGCTTCTCGGATTGAAGCTAGCGAGATGGGGGGCGACCCTATTAGCGTGAGAATAAACCCCGCTGGCCAGCAGCTTTACTTTAGGTACCGAGGCGGTGTTTACACCATGAGCATTGAGAGTACCGAACTACCGGATAGCCCATTCATTGATCAAGATGTTTACGGATTAGGGGTTGATCCAATAAGCGGAGATATTTTGACCGGACAGGTGCCTAATTTTAGCAGCGATGGCACCTTCTTTCGCTACTCAACTACCGGGAATTTGATTCAAAGTTACGGAGTGGGAATTGCCCCGAACGGCTTTGCTTTTTAG
- a CDS encoding 5' nucleotidase, NT5C type, whose translation MKKKRVAIDMDEVMADALGKLIRLYEDEYQLPVDQDELVGHYLDEVVHPDHRSAIRRYLFTEDFFEDLDVMPGSQDVVRQMHERYEIFIVTAAMEFPGSLRPKYRWLQQHFSFIPWSHYVFCGDKSIIQADFLIDDHAKNLVNFSGEPLLFSSPHNANETRFTRLNNWQEVSQYFLSDQ comes from the coding sequence ATGAAGAAAAAGCGTGTAGCAATTGATATGGATGAGGTAATGGCTGATGCCTTAGGCAAGCTCATCCGGCTGTACGAAGATGAGTATCAGCTGCCAGTAGATCAAGATGAACTAGTCGGTCATTATCTGGACGAGGTTGTTCATCCCGATCATCGGTCAGCCATACGTCGCTATTTATTTACCGAGGATTTTTTTGAGGATTTGGATGTGATGCCCGGTAGTCAGGATGTAGTTCGACAGATGCACGAGCGTTACGAAATATTTATTGTAACGGCTGCAATGGAATTTCCTGGTTCGCTACGGCCAAAGTACCGATGGCTGCAACAGCATTTTTCGTTTATCCCCTGGAGCCATTACGTATTCTGCGGCGATAAAAGCATCATTCAAGCCGATTTTCTAATTGATGATCACGCTAAGAATCTAGTCAACTTCTCAGGAGAGCCTTTGCTATTCTCTTCTCCGCACAATGCCAACGAAACCCGCTTTACCCGGCTCAATAATTGGCAAGAGGTATCCCAATATTTTTTGTCAGACCAATGA
- a CDS encoding SemiSWEET transporter — translation MSSLDILGIIAGTCTTLAFLPQAIKTWQSRSAGDLSVGTFTLLVIGLILWLIYGIGLYNWPIILTNGLTLLIAGSILYFKFRYP, via the coding sequence ATGAGTTCGCTGGATATACTAGGGATTATAGCGGGAACCTGCACTACGTTGGCTTTTTTGCCTCAGGCGATAAAAACCTGGCAATCTCGTTCGGCTGGCGATCTTTCAGTGGGCACTTTTACGTTGCTGGTGATTGGTCTTATCTTATGGCTGATCTACGGAATCGGTTTGTATAACTGGCCCATTATTTTAACTAACGGACTTACGTTGCTAATTGCGGGGTCAATATTGTATTTCAAATTTCGTTATCCGTAA
- a CDS encoding DUF6580 family putative transport protein: MKNRINIRLLVLLAIILLMGLWRILNNGGQLTPLANFTPFGALALFGGTYFISKVRAYFFPLLMLLVSDLVMMQTYFSQYRSGLLYDGWYWTYLAFALMVFVGTLIRRVHWKSVLAASIGAALVHYIVTDFGVWLGGGIDLTTGQPFTRDWSGLLSCYVLALPFLKNMLLSNLLYSGFLFGGYELASRRYPVLNHPQLS; encoded by the coding sequence ATGAAAAACCGTATTAATATTCGTTTACTGGTTTTACTGGCTATTATCCTACTAATGGGGCTATGGCGTATCTTAAATAATGGCGGACAACTTACTCCATTAGCCAACTTTACTCCTTTTGGTGCCTTAGCTCTGTTTGGGGGTACCTACTTTATCTCTAAAGTTCGAGCGTATTTTTTCCCTTTATTAATGCTGCTCGTTAGCGATTTGGTGATGATGCAAACCTACTTCTCCCAGTACAGAAGTGGGTTGCTGTACGACGGCTGGTACTGGACATACCTAGCGTTTGCCCTGATGGTATTTGTAGGAACCCTCATCCGTCGAGTACATTGGAAAAGTGTGTTAGCGGCTTCTATAGGAGCGGCCTTAGTGCACTACATTGTCACTGATTTTGGAGTGTGGCTGGGTGGTGGTATTGATCTAACTACGGGTCAGCCATTTACCCGCGACTGGTCGGGACTGCTGAGTTGTTACGTCTTAGCCCTTCCTTTTCTTAAAAACATGCTACTCAGCAACCTGCTGTACAGTGGGTTTCTTTTCGGAGGCTATGAGTTGGCTAGCCGACGGTATCCCGTACTCAATCATCCGCAACTTTCATGA
- a CDS encoding ABC transporter substrate-binding protein — translation MIRACSFLPAATQMIYDLELQDQLHGVTFECPEEARKIKPVAVRYLLEGKQYSSAEINRIFSTSKAQGKSLYYVDQEVLQAASPDVIFTQDICEVCQIDASCAAEAAATLATSPALVSITPQSLNDVFDTVITIGQALGAEAVAYRHLPQLRNRLDAIVDQLRAHRAMPRRVMLLEWIDPIYNCGHWIPDQITYAGGTDLLAHPGGDSIVTSWDKIVRYDPEILVIAPCGFTIERSLEEMECLTQQSGWSTMRAVREQKVFIAEYDLFTQSSAANLVDGIELLAALFHPAIFSVPAHLQDKYQPLYQSSFASK, via the coding sequence ATGATTCGGGCTTGTTCTTTTTTACCGGCTGCTACTCAGATGATTTACGACCTGGAGCTACAAGACCAGCTTCACGGAGTTACCTTTGAATGTCCGGAGGAAGCAAGAAAAATTAAGCCGGTGGCAGTGCGCTACCTTTTGGAGGGAAAACAATACTCCAGTGCGGAAATTAATCGGATCTTTTCTACCAGTAAAGCTCAGGGAAAGAGTCTTTACTACGTAGACCAAGAAGTACTACAAGCCGCATCACCTGATGTTATCTTCACCCAAGACATATGCGAAGTCTGCCAAATTGATGCGTCCTGTGCTGCGGAAGCCGCAGCTACCCTAGCTACTTCCCCAGCGTTAGTTTCCATTACGCCTCAGTCGCTAAATGATGTATTTGATACGGTGATAACCATCGGTCAAGCACTGGGGGCGGAAGCTGTAGCGTACCGACACCTGCCGCAGCTTCGGAATCGGTTAGATGCTATTGTGGATCAGCTACGGGCTCATCGAGCCATGCCGCGTCGGGTGATGCTGTTGGAGTGGATAGACCCTATCTATAATTGTGGTCACTGGATTCCCGATCAAATTACCTACGCAGGCGGCACCGACCTACTGGCTCACCCCGGTGGAGATAGTATTGTCACCAGTTGGGATAAAATTGTTCGCTACGATCCCGAAATACTGGTGATCGCGCCCTGCGGTTTTACAATAGAGCGTAGTCTGGAAGAAATGGAGTGTCTGACCCAACAATCAGGCTGGTCTACTATGCGAGCGGTTCGAGAGCAGAAAGTGTTTATTGCCGAGTACGACTTATTTACCCAATCTAGCGCGGCTAACTTGGTAGATGGCATTGAACTGTTGGCCGCTTTATTTCATCCCGCTATTTTTTCTGTTCCAGCGCATCTTCAAGATAAATACCAACCGCTATACCAATCATCATTCGCCTCTAAATGA
- a CDS encoding TonB-dependent receptor plug domain-containing protein → MHGWQSYFSINLIVNRILSVGLALGVCCISLLPAVGQSTNRDTVKMLQTVEITDSRLQLFSSGDQVSEILPQATGYAASNNLAQLLMKYSAINVRSYGISGLSTASLRGSGSNHTPVFWEGINLQSNMNGSLDLTLMPAFFLDDISLQHGSLGAVYGAGTLGGAIHLHSTLESSSGLNGKLFQQLGSFGDRQTGVQLKYGNLHSAVRVRAFYRQADNDFPYYNIYRVRSEERQHAGISQQGVLAEFYQKLSPQQNIEVKYWLQDNYVEVPGVAAAGISSQGIQTDLFHRMVANWTLTNANHQIRARTAILGHRLVYSDNAIENSLNESVSWISEVESTFYLDEEQWLLVGANHTYEQAQVSSYGSRRPQRNRTALFVSYRTLLYDRLEASVGLRETLIDQEWSPILPSLSLAYSVSKFWKLRSKVARSYNLPTFNDLYWSGVSQGNPNLQPESGWGAEFGVEAEPVYNRWKLQGNLTAFSNWFNNWLQWVPLDGAGWSPINVQQVWVRGLEATARAEFEVANDISFQLWGLYSYTRSSKEAIKDGGNPTELRKQLIYTPYHQGKASALLHYRRWELGTTSNIIGEQFTDASNNRVLPSYATTDVSLAYRWPINDAHQLSVNGTLNNIFNHAYEVRQGFPMPGRNYQINIIYQFN, encoded by the coding sequence ATGCACGGATGGCAGTCGTATTTCTCGATCAATCTAATCGTAAACCGGATTCTGTCGGTTGGGCTAGCTTTGGGAGTGTGCTGTATATCATTACTTCCAGCAGTTGGGCAGTCTACGAACCGCGACACAGTAAAGATGTTGCAGACGGTAGAAATCACAGATTCTCGCTTGCAACTGTTCAGTAGTGGCGATCAGGTTTCCGAAATTCTTCCGCAAGCTACTGGCTACGCTGCCTCCAATAATTTAGCTCAGCTATTAATGAAGTATTCCGCAATTAATGTACGCTCCTACGGAATTAGTGGACTTTCTACCGCCTCGCTACGAGGAAGCGGCAGCAATCATACCCCGGTATTTTGGGAAGGAATCAATCTGCAAAGTAACATGAACGGCAGTTTGGATCTAACCCTTATGCCCGCTTTCTTCCTAGACGATATTTCATTGCAACACGGTAGCTTGGGAGCTGTCTACGGAGCCGGAACACTAGGCGGAGCTATTCACCTGCATTCCACGCTGGAATCTTCATCCGGACTCAACGGCAAGCTCTTTCAGCAGTTGGGTAGCTTTGGTGATCGACAGACCGGTGTTCAGCTAAAATATGGTAATCTTCACAGTGCGGTACGAGTACGGGCCTTCTACCGTCAAGCGGATAATGATTTTCCGTACTACAATATCTACCGGGTTCGGTCGGAAGAGCGGCAACACGCGGGTATCAGTCAGCAGGGCGTTTTAGCGGAGTTCTATCAGAAGCTATCACCTCAGCAAAACATAGAGGTAAAGTACTGGTTACAAGATAACTACGTAGAAGTACCGGGTGTAGCGGCTGCCGGAATTTCTAGCCAAGGCATCCAAACTGATCTCTTTCACCGAATGGTGGCTAACTGGACGCTGACGAATGCCAATCACCAGATTCGCGCCCGAACCGCTATTTTGGGTCATCGGCTGGTCTACTCCGATAATGCCATTGAAAACTCACTCAATGAATCTGTCTCCTGGATTTCTGAAGTGGAAAGCACTTTTTATCTGGATGAAGAACAGTGGTTATTAGTAGGTGCTAACCACACCTACGAGCAGGCCCAGGTAAGTAGCTACGGATCTCGGCGGCCCCAGCGTAACCGCACGGCCTTATTTGTATCGTACCGAACCTTACTCTACGATCGCTTAGAAGCATCAGTCGGTTTGCGAGAAACCTTGATTGACCAGGAGTGGTCGCCAATTCTGCCTTCGTTATCGCTGGCTTACTCTGTCAGTAAATTTTGGAAACTCCGCAGCAAAGTGGCCCGAAGCTACAACCTGCCTACGTTCAACGATTTATATTGGTCAGGGGTTAGCCAGGGGAATCCTAATTTGCAACCCGAGAGTGGCTGGGGAGCTGAATTTGGCGTAGAAGCTGAGCCAGTATACAACCGATGGAAGTTACAAGGTAATCTGACCGCTTTTAGTAACTGGTTTAATAACTGGCTACAGTGGGTTCCTCTAGACGGTGCTGGCTGGTCGCCCATTAATGTGCAACAGGTGTGGGTGCGGGGGTTGGAAGCCACCGCTCGGGCTGAATTTGAAGTAGCCAATGACATCTCTTTCCAGTTGTGGGGCCTTTACAGCTATACTCGTTCTTCCAAAGAAGCAATTAAGGATGGGGGTAACCCCACCGAACTGCGTAAGCAGCTTATTTACACCCCCTACCATCAAGGAAAAGCATCAGCTCTACTGCACTACCGTCGCTGGGAGCTTGGTACAACCTCCAACATTATTGGCGAGCAGTTTACGGATGCTTCCAATAATCGGGTACTGCCCAGTTACGCTACCACCGATGTTTCGTTAGCATACCGTTGGCCAATCAATGATGCTCACCAGCTATCGGTGAATGGTACACTTAACAATATTTTCAATCACGCCTACGAAGTACGGCAGGGCTTCCCGATGCCCGGTCGTAACTACCAAATCAATATTATTTATCAGTTTAATTAA